In a single window of the Megalobrama amblycephala isolate DHTTF-2021 linkage group LG3, ASM1881202v1, whole genome shotgun sequence genome:
- the znf821 gene encoding zinc finger protein 821 isoform X1, producing the protein MSRRKQTNPFKVNWPFHTTGLSGPQHTFEMDARDDFIEDGECHSNNSQEHEEQDSTSDDGDSDFDKDDSSNASADYSMMSNKSSHGLILQDDVKEESEEGADQGSNFACPLCSLEFSGPDQLIAHVYQHTAVGGSKSYICPVCGRALSSPGSLGRHLLIHSEDRLSNCAVCGARFTDTNNFNRGKLKEFLDTSSIEINSEGEACAMSNSLPRSPMNNPSTNPGPVLTSLPDGLLPSAPPLPSLSDSLSPSSTGLPPLPDLMNPMPVYPAGVLLVCNSCVAYQQLVDAQSPSMRKWAMRRKNEPVEVRMQRLERERTAKKSKRACETPEEREMRRLRDREAKRLQRMQETDEQRARRLQRDREAMRLKRANETPEKRQARLIREREAKRLKRRLEKIDPSLRNQIEHDPAAMAALTADMNLFQFSFPMSVPSMDNGLFMKLP; encoded by the exons GGCCTTTTCACACGACTGGGTTGTCCGGCCCTCAGCACACTTTTGAGATGGATGCTAGAGATGACTTCATTGAAGATGGCGAATGCCATAGCAACAACTCACAGGAACATGAAGAGCAAGACAGCACAAGTG ATGACGGTGATAGTGATTTTGATAAGGATGACTCCTCAAATGCCTCTGCTGATTACAGCATGATGAGTAATAAGAGCAGCCACGGCCTCATACTACAGGATGACGTCAAGGAG GAGAGTGAGGAGGGGGCAGACCAGGGGAGCAATTTTGCTTGTCCTCTTTGTTCCCTGGAGTTCAGTGGCCCAGATCAGCTCATCGCACATGTCTACCAG CACACAGCTGTGGGTGGCAGTAAGAGTTATATCTGTCCTGTTTGTGGACGAGCTCTCAGTTCTCCAGGCTCTCTTGGCCGCCATCTTCTCATCCATTCAGAGGACCGTCTGTCCAACTGTGCAGTGTGTGGGGCTCGCTTCACAGACACCAACAACTTCAACAG AGGAAAGTTGAAGGAATTCCTCGACACAAGCAGTATAGAGATCAACAGTGAGGGTGAGGCCTGTGCCATGTCCAACTCTCTACCCAGAAGCCCTATGAATAACCCCAGCACAAATCCTGGTCCTGTACTGACCTCATTGCCAGATGGACTTCTCCCTTCTGCACCTCCTCTTCCCTCACTCTCTGACAGCCTCAGTCCTTCCAGCACTGGCCTTCCGCCTCTTCCAGACCTGATGAACCCTATGCCTGTGTACCCGGCTGGAGTTTTGTTGGTCTGCAACAGCTGCGTAGCCTACCAGCAGCTTGTGGATGCCCAATCGCCATCCATGAGGAAATGGGCAATGCGTAGGAAGAACGAACCCGTAGAGGTGCGGATGCAGCGGCTGGAACGTGAGCGAACAGCCAAGAAGAGCAAGAGGGCATGCGAGACACCGGAGGAGCGGGAGATGCGTCGCTTACGAGACCGCGAGGCAAAGCGGCTGCAAAGGATGCAGGAGACAGATGAGCAGCGGGCCCGTCGTCTACAGCGTGACCGGGAGGCCATGCGACTCAAACGGGCCAACGAAACACCTGAGAAGAGGCAGGCACGGCTAATCCGTGAGAGGGAAGCCAAGAGGCTAAAGCGGCGCTTGGAGAAGATAGACCCATCGCTGAGAAACCAGATCGAGCATGACCCTGCTGCAATGGCTGCGCTCACTGCTGACATGAATCTTTTCCAGTTTTCCTTCCCCATGTCCGTTCCCTCCATGGACAATGGACTGTTTATGAAGCTTCCCTAA
- the znf821 gene encoding zinc finger protein 821 isoform X2 — MDARDDFIEDGECHSNNSQEHEEQDSTSDDGDSDFDKDDSSNASADYSMMSNKSSHGLILQDDVKEESEEGADQGSNFACPLCSLEFSGPDQLIAHVYQHTAVGGSKSYICPVCGRALSSPGSLGRHLLIHSEDRLSNCAVCGARFTDTNNFNRGKLKEFLDTSSIEINSEGEACAMSNSLPRSPMNNPSTNPGPVLTSLPDGLLPSAPPLPSLSDSLSPSSTGLPPLPDLMNPMPVYPAGVLLVCNSCVAYQQLVDAQSPSMRKWAMRRKNEPVEVRMQRLERERTAKKSKRACETPEEREMRRLRDREAKRLQRMQETDEQRARRLQRDREAMRLKRANETPEKRQARLIREREAKRLKRRLEKIDPSLRNQIEHDPAAMAALTADMNLFQFSFPMSVPSMDNGLFMKLP; from the exons ATGGATGCTAGAGATGACTTCATTGAAGATGGCGAATGCCATAGCAACAACTCACAGGAACATGAAGAGCAAGACAGCACAAGTG ATGACGGTGATAGTGATTTTGATAAGGATGACTCCTCAAATGCCTCTGCTGATTACAGCATGATGAGTAATAAGAGCAGCCACGGCCTCATACTACAGGATGACGTCAAGGAG GAGAGTGAGGAGGGGGCAGACCAGGGGAGCAATTTTGCTTGTCCTCTTTGTTCCCTGGAGTTCAGTGGCCCAGATCAGCTCATCGCACATGTCTACCAG CACACAGCTGTGGGTGGCAGTAAGAGTTATATCTGTCCTGTTTGTGGACGAGCTCTCAGTTCTCCAGGCTCTCTTGGCCGCCATCTTCTCATCCATTCAGAGGACCGTCTGTCCAACTGTGCAGTGTGTGGGGCTCGCTTCACAGACACCAACAACTTCAACAG AGGAAAGTTGAAGGAATTCCTCGACACAAGCAGTATAGAGATCAACAGTGAGGGTGAGGCCTGTGCCATGTCCAACTCTCTACCCAGAAGCCCTATGAATAACCCCAGCACAAATCCTGGTCCTGTACTGACCTCATTGCCAGATGGACTTCTCCCTTCTGCACCTCCTCTTCCCTCACTCTCTGACAGCCTCAGTCCTTCCAGCACTGGCCTTCCGCCTCTTCCAGACCTGATGAACCCTATGCCTGTGTACCCGGCTGGAGTTTTGTTGGTCTGCAACAGCTGCGTAGCCTACCAGCAGCTTGTGGATGCCCAATCGCCATCCATGAGGAAATGGGCAATGCGTAGGAAGAACGAACCCGTAGAGGTGCGGATGCAGCGGCTGGAACGTGAGCGAACAGCCAAGAAGAGCAAGAGGGCATGCGAGACACCGGAGGAGCGGGAGATGCGTCGCTTACGAGACCGCGAGGCAAAGCGGCTGCAAAGGATGCAGGAGACAGATGAGCAGCGGGCCCGTCGTCTACAGCGTGACCGGGAGGCCATGCGACTCAAACGGGCCAACGAAACACCTGAGAAGAGGCAGGCACGGCTAATCCGTGAGAGGGAAGCCAAGAGGCTAAAGCGGCGCTTGGAGAAGATAGACCCATCGCTGAGAAACCAGATCGAGCATGACCCTGCTGCAATGGCTGCGCTCACTGCTGACATGAATCTTTTCCAGTTTTCCTTCCCCATGTCCGTTCCCTCCATGGACAATGGACTGTTTATGAAGCTTCCCTAA